The Geomonas agri genome contains the following window.
AATTGTTCTGGCCCAGCATGGTCATCTCCGACGGCTCCAAGCCCACCATACGCGGTACAAACGACTCGACCTGGACATCCACGCTGAGGACATACTGAACGATCTGGGCAATGGTGCCGGCTGATGCTACCTGCCGACTTGCCAGCCCGCAAAACTGCAGCAATGCAGCCTCCGATGCTGAAAGCTTTTCCCGCAGTCCCTCGGTCCCCAGTCCGAGAAAGCTGAAGAGATGATTGGAGAAGACATCGCTGTTGTCGCTTTCCTTCTGTGGCAAAAGCGAGGTGCACTTCCACGCACGATAAAAGAGGGATACGAGGCGGTGGTGAAAGAGGTCGTAGAAGTCGCCCATTGCATGATCGTGCGCCCGTTCCCGCTCCAAAAGCAGTTCATGGTACCAATGCGGCAATACTCCCGCCGGACCGATTAGTCCCATCAGGGTAACTTCGACCTGGGTAGATCCGTCCTCACCGAAGGTAATCCCAGTGACGTCGCCTGCCGGAAAGGCAAATCCTTTCCTCACGGTGAAGCGGATCTTTTCCGTGTCTGGCGACGAGGCAGTTGCTACCTCGTGGCGGCCCCGCTGGATCCGCTCCAGCATACGAACCGTGGCAAAGAAGCCGCGGACAGATGGATTCGGCGCATGTACTCTCACAGCAGCACCTTGTCGCCGGTTCGGGCCGGCCACCGCTTGATGACCGCATCATTGCTTGCGCTCACGGCCACAAGCTGCACGAAGGAATTGATGGAAACGTACTGTCCCAGGAACCTCTCCAGAATCGACGCGAACAGGTAGACGCCGCTGCCGACGTACTTGTCCTCATTGAAGACAACCGTCACTTCCAATCCGCGGCAAAAGGCTGATCCTATTCTTCTGGTAACCGTGCGCGAACTCACTGAGACGATGCCGCTTATCTGGTGACGGGTGATAGAGGACGAGGCAAAGTCATAGAGGGACAGCAGTTGCTTCAGCGCTGCGGCACCTCCTTCTACGATGGAGATGTAATTCAGGGAGAGATGTGAGATCAGGCGACGTTGCTGCGAGCCATCGAGAAACGGACGTAAAGAGGGCGTCGGTTTGAGAAGACAGTTGATCGAGGTAATCGGGGCGGTGGACTCAGTCTCAAAGTCTCCGTTGGAATCGCCGAAAGGAATCCTGACAGGGAGGTCACGGTTGGAGCTGGTGACGCGGACCAAAACCGTTTCTTCCATCGGAACAGTGGCAGCATCGACAGGCTCACAAAGGGAAAGGAAAACCTCGGTGCCGGCGTCGTGCAGGCGCGAAGCCGGCCGCCGTTGAGACTGCCATACCCCTGCACTATCCTCTACGCCGTCCCCTGAAAACACCGGGCGGTAGCACTTTAGCTCACGAAGGGAAGTCGCCTCGTAAGTCATGACTTCATCGACACTCAGTACCTCGAAGGCCCCCTCACCTCTTACGTCAGGAACGATCCGGTACTCACTCTTGCCGTGGTTGTGCCTGATCGGCTCAGCAATCTTTTGGAAACTGTTGACGACGGGGGTCGCATAGAGGCAGAAAGTCTCCGGCCCAACCACCACGGACTCCGGCGCGTGCGTATCCAGGTAAAACAATAAATCGACGGCATCACCGGAGGCAGCACATTTCCAGAGTGCGGAGGTGCCAGTCAGATCGAGGAAAAGGAACTTGTGCGGAAAGGCGAAGTACTCGAGGAGCAGCCGATACCCAGGGAAAGACTGTTCCGGGTATGGCAGAAGTCCCTCATCTGAAGCGAAGCCAACAGGCCGCAGGCAAGCCGATGGCAGTTGCAGGGAATCAGCGGCCGAGGCACCGGGCGGCACATATTCAACAGAGCAAAGGTGATTCAGCAGCAACTGGTACAGCGGGAAAACGTGCTGGGGCTGACCGTTCAGATAAAACCGCAGCCTGTCCCCGGCAAAGGAGGCGCTGTGCAGCAACAAACGAACCCGCACCACCTGCTGCGCGCCTTTCACCAGCTTTACTGGCGCCTGCAAAGAGGCATCGATTACCTCCAACGGGCAGAGGGTGACAGGGTAGGTAGTCCTGAACTGGCAGGACACGCCGTCAACGGGTTTGGAGAAGAGAGGCGTCCCCTTGGGGACCTGGTAGCCCGCCTCCGGCACGTTCCTGAACAGGGGCGCGAACTTCACCACCGACAGAGACGGGATCGGCGCCGTCAATTGCGGATAGAGCACCTGTAACAGCGACTGGGTGATTTCCGGCACGCCGTCGTCGATCTTGCGCTGAATGCGGGCGCACAGGAATGCGAAGGCCTCAATGAGCCGCTCCGTGTGCGGGTCCTCGCACTTGCCGGGCTCGAGCAGTAGTCTCCCGGCGATCTTGGGATACTTTCTAGCGAAGTCGCTCCCCGTCTCACGCAGGAAGCTTAACTCTCTTTCGAAGTAGTCGAGGAAGTCATCGGACATGGGGACTCACGTGAGGATCGTGTAGGAGCCACTGTTGAGGTCGAAGTGGGTATCGAAGGCGGTGGAGACGGCTACCGGCTCTACCTGCAAGA
Protein-coding sequences here:
- the tssG gene encoding type VI secretion system baseplate subunit TssG, with the translated sequence MRVHAPNPSVRGFFATVRMLERIQRGRHEVATASSPDTEKIRFTVRKGFAFPAGDVTGITFGEDGSTQVEVTLMGLIGPAGVLPHWYHELLLERERAHDHAMGDFYDLFHHRLVSLFYRAWKCTSLLPQKESDNSDVFSNHLFSFLGLGTEGLREKLSASEAALLQFCGLASRQVASAGTIAQIVQYVLSVDVQVESFVPRMVGLEPSEMTMLGQNNCQLGVDAVCGGQTCDIESTFRLCLGPMSFDDFIDLSSDRKLKELASLVRFLVGPEYQFEARLMLRREEVPGCRLGVVTSDAARLGCSTWLKAPDSVLDADPFVTFDPDQMRFTA
- the tssF gene encoding type VI secretion system baseplate subunit TssF, with protein sequence MSDDFLDYFERELSFLRETGSDFARKYPKIAGRLLLEPGKCEDPHTERLIEAFAFLCARIQRKIDDGVPEITQSLLQVLYPQLTAPIPSLSVVKFAPLFRNVPEAGYQVPKGTPLFSKPVDGVSCQFRTTYPVTLCPLEVIDASLQAPVKLVKGAQQVVRVRLLLHSASFAGDRLRFYLNGQPQHVFPLYQLLLNHLCSVEYVPPGASAADSLQLPSACLRPVGFASDEGLLPYPEQSFPGYRLLLEYFAFPHKFLFLDLTGTSALWKCAASGDAVDLLFYLDTHAPESVVVGPETFCLYATPVVNSFQKIAEPIRHNHGKSEYRIVPDVRGEGAFEVLSVDEVMTYEATSLRELKCYRPVFSGDGVEDSAGVWQSQRRPASRLHDAGTEVFLSLCEPVDAATVPMEETVLVRVTSSNRDLPVRIPFGDSNGDFETESTAPITSINCLLKPTPSLRPFLDGSQQRRLISHLSLNYISIVEGGAAALKQLLSLYDFASSSITRHQISGIVSVSSRTVTRRIGSAFCRGLEVTVVFNEDKYVGSGVYLFASILERFLGQYVSINSFVQLVAVSASNDAVIKRWPARTGDKVLL